The Panthera tigris isolate Pti1 chromosome A1, P.tigris_Pti1_mat1.1, whole genome shotgun sequence region TCAGGAAAATGGCAAAACCTTCTGCAGATTTCAGAATCACATAATTCAAAAATTAAGTGCTTAATCATGGAGTTTTGGTAATAGCAATAATGGTAGTGATGATGAAAACCAGAACTGAGGGGCCATCCTCTTCATAGCCAATGGCTCAAGGTCCATTCCAGCAGATCATGATATGACATGTTCCCAAGTCTCAAATTCTGGTATAGGAAGAAGTTGTGtactcttctcctcccctctcctgtgctttcttcccctcttctctcttctcctgacAGATAGCTCCCTCTAAACCTTGTAGGGATAGCCAGTACTTGATCCTGTATCAGCCTTTGCTGTACATGGTGGTCAGTCTCTAGGATGTCCTGAAATAGCTCCCACCTCCTAGTATCCATATCCTTGTGTAGTCTTCTCCCATGTTGTACCAAAGTTGATCTATGCAACCAAGACGATATGACAGAAGTGAAgaaatgtcacttctgagattagatTACTTTAAAACTGCAGtatctccttcctccttccctctcctccccttctccctctctctgtcatcACTTGTTCTGGGGAAAGCTAGCTGATACATGAGGACATCCAGGCAGCCCAGAGAGAGACCCATGTCAACAGGAACCAAGCCTGACAACCACATGGGTGATCTTCCAAGAGAGGATCTTCTGTCCTGGAGCAGGTCTTCTGTCCAAATGACCACAGGCCCTGCTGATGTCTAGATTACAACTTCATGAGAGACTCAGTCAGAACCACTCAGCTAAGCCACTCCCAGATTCCCGACCCACAGAcacaatgaaataatacatattaattattttaaactgcCAAGTTTTGGACTAATGATGCAGCAATAGATAGCTAATACAGCTATACCCTTTGATAAAATTAACACCAAAAACCCTGAGGATATATCCATACCTATGCCAATAACTTCCACACACTTTGTCTCTGTACCAGTGCAGGTAAGAAGAACTGGGTCACAGGAAATGTCATGCACATTGTAGCAGGCAGGACATTTAATTCCATTGGGTTTTGAGGACTTCTGAGGCactaaatgaagaaagaaaattttcattttaaggacAGGAAAAAAGGAGCTGAGAGCATTATTACCACCCATCCAAGATCATGGTTATTCCAGGATTCCTCTACCCaaaatcaaaatgatttaaaattaggATACCATggagggtgcaggggtggggggaagtatTAAGTGGGAATATATAGCCAAAAATAATCTTACAGAAATCTGGTTTATCTGCTTCTTTCATGAGATGGCCCTCTCTGCCCTggctgaagaaaaaaatgcttacatAATAGAAGataatttgtgatttaaaaactACTATTGAAGAATTATatggtttcagatttcacatttaagactttaatatatttttagtttattttcctgTATGGTATAAaagagtgatccagtttcattcttttgcatgcagctgtccagttttcccagcacattttttttgagagactgcttttttccccattgtaaattcttgccttctttgtcatagattaattgactacataagtgtgggcttatttctcggctgtctattctgttccattgatctatgtgtctgggatttttgttttgttttgttttttaggtttttttttctgtttgtttgctttgttttgtttttccagtaccatactgttttgatcactgcagctttgtagtgtatcttgaaatctgggattatgatattttcagctttatttcttctcaagattgctttggctactcagagTCTTTTATGGTACAAATCTTAGTAttatttgctctagttctgtgaaagatgttgtgtttttatagggattgcatatctgtagattgctttgggtagtatggacattttaacaatattggtttcttccagtccatgagcaaacataggaaataatttctttgacatcagctatagaaacattttctatatatgtctccggagcaaaggaaacaaaagcaaaaataaacttgggacctcaccaaaattaaaagcttttgcacaacaaagaaaagcatcaacaaaataaacaagcaacctactaaatgagtgaagatatttgcatattatatatccaataaggggtttatattcaaaatatataaaaaacttatacaagTCAATAccaaaaaatccacaaataatccaattaaaaaatgagcaggggacctgaatagacatttttccagaaaagatacagatgaccaacagacacataaaaagatgctcaacattgctaacatcaggaaaatgcaaattaaaaccataatgagatttatacctgtcagaatggctaaaaataaataaataaataaataacgagtattggtgaggatgcagagaaaaaggcatcttcatgcactgttagtgggaatctaaattggtgcagccactatggaaaacagtatggaggctcctcaaaaaattaaaaatggaattaccatatgatgtaGTAATTtcattactggatatttacccaaaggaaataaaaacactagtttgaaaagatatatgccccCTTATGCTTACTgtagctttatttacaatagtcaagaaatggaagaaacccaagtgtccatggactgatgaacggataaagaaaatgtaatacacacacgcacacacacacacatacacacacacatggggatattactaagccataaaaaataatgagatctttaCATTTGGAAAAACCTGAATGGGTACCTAGAGAGTAAATGCtcagcgaaataagtcagagaaagacaaatgccatataatttcactcatgtaggatttaagaaacaaaacaaataaacaaaggtaaaagtagagacaaacaagcaaaaaaacaaaaagacaaatagaataaACTAATGGTTGTGAGAAAATaggtgggatgggtgaaataagtaaCAAGAATTAAGGATACACTTATACTATGAGCACTGAGCgaagtatagaattgttgaaccattatgttgtatacctgaaactaatataacactgtatattaatgtatacttcaattaaaaaatactgttaaggGAGTGAGGAATTAAATAGCCAAGAACAAACTACTTTTCAAGTGGAatggaaaagcaaataatttaaacCTACAGACTCAGTAAATCCAGGACACATCCCAGCCACCCAGTTGTCATTCAGTCTTCCATGTTAAGGAAGGGCTTGTGCCTTTCCTTCTTGTGGTGGGATTTCGCTCATTGATTCTCACTTGCCAAATGAATGAGTGGGTAAATGAATGGGCAACTCTGTCCAGGTCTTGAGCCAAACCAGTAGGAAGCAGCTCAGAAGCAGAGACAGGTCGTAGGAAGGAACTTAGAAGGCAGAGACTTAAGGAAATGGATTGGGATAAAAAataggaggggagggagagcagagatgTGTTGGCACTCACCTTGGAAGTTCCCTTGGTTACAGAGCTCATCTTGGCAGCATTGGTGATTGTACACAAATGTTTGATTATCCCCCAGTGTTGCTGAGAACATCATTGGGACACAATTGCTTGAAGAACAACCTTTCTCTTCAACATATTGTAGGAGTTCCCCTGCACAGAACCAAACCCCAGAAGGAATTTCCCCTTTGAACCATACAGAGTGATGCCTAAATGGGTGGCCAGTATTGGATTCTTGCCTCAAATCCTTTTGCCTTTAGTCTTTCCCCTTCTTCAAGAGTCCTTCTGCATTGGTCCATGGTATAAACCAATGGAAGGATGGTTTGCAAGCATTTGTTACAATGGGAATGTCATATTTCAGTGGGGCTGATGAAGAACAGTGATTGCCCAGACTTTTTCCCAGAGTCTCCCACCCTCCCACTTCCCACCACCCCATAATGCCAGCCCCATAGGGGTAGAATGCTACATTAGGAAGCAGGGTAAAATAGAAGGTGCAGAGGGAAGTGAGGAACTCCATCAAGTTGCTAAAAGCAGCAACCTCCCTCACTCTAAGCACCTTCTCTGTCTCACATGACTAGAAGCATGGGGAGGGGCCTGGCACAGCATACCTTTTGTCCTTAATTCTTGCTTGTATCTGAAGCAGCTTTGAGAGGCTTCACAAGTCGTCTCCATGTCAGCACTACATGCATTAAGAGAGCAGCTTGTACATTTATAACTCTCTGTGAAATGGATATAAAATTTGTTTAGAAAGTAATTCAGGAATGAAAACTGTCAGGAATCATAGTTTATGCTTCCAATAGCCAAACATATCTGAGAGCCAAGATACCATGTTACCCACGATACCCATGTTACCCATGATACCATGTGGGACCTAATGGGCCCACTTGGCCCATAGTCCCTCCCTGATGGCCACATCTTGCCCCTTAGTGCTCAGGCTCAGTCCCTTTCAACTGCCCATTGCTCTAGATGCTTAATCAGGGTTCCCAACCTTGCAGAGCTCATCACTACTCGAGAAACCGGACCTTGTCTCTCCCAAGttggtttattttctgtattgtcTACCTTACTCTTCCAGTTTTGGGGAGAAAGAGgccatttttttcattcttaccCACAATGCTAGAAACCAAGGCAGCAAGGACACAGGTGGTAAGGAGACTCTTCAGGGCTGAATATGTAGACATGGTAGCCCTGCAAAAGGCTTAAGTGAGAGGAGAAATGTCAGGACCATGGAGCCCGGGTCTCTTGTCTAGCAACCCAAGACCTGGATAGAGTTGCCCATTCATTTATCCACTCCTTCATTTGGCAAGTGAGAATTTGTCAAACCATGGTTTTATGACAGATATGCCTCCTGTTGGaatgcaaagatgaaaaagatgtcTTTGTTATCAAAGGGCCTCCCTTCCCTAGAAAGAATTCACAtagaggatttctttttttgcatgGATGTGGAAGATATTGGAGCTCTTTCTAAAGCTGAAATAGGAGGATTTGGCCAAGATGCAGAAGTCACAGATAGCAGCTCTCCATGTGCTAGAAAATTCTGAGCCTGCCATATTCTGAGGCAAATACCCCCTTAACCAAGGTCCCTCATTTCTTGATTCCAAAGTCACCTTCCTACAAAGAGCCATATCCAACTATATTTGTTACTTGCCAGGCCCAAGACACCTTGATTCTCTAccaaaatggcagagccaggattttcAGATCCTGTCATTCTTTCTAACCTTACATCATCAATGCTCCTTTCCAAAAGCCCATTTGAATTTTGCCAATTTAGGAAGGAAATCCAAATTCCCTGCCCCACATTCCACCTACCTTCAAATTTATCCTCCTAGGAGCCTGAGGAAAAGCCTGCAAGATCACTATTTAAAGACTAGGGAGCAGTTGGAGGTCACCCACCATTTCCTTCCTGAAAACAGGTTTTCAGGAAATGACAAAACCTAATTTCACACTCTGAATTCCAGGTCTCATTTTCTATAAGTAACCATGAGCTACTTTGTCTCAGAGacaaaaacatataaatgaaGCCTGTCCAAGAATCACCTTCAACTTCAATCCAAGTTTCTCCTGCTCGGCCTATGTCACAACCTCAAGATGAAAGATTAAAATGttatgtgtttctttctttaaagagatGAAAAGGGCTATTTTGCAGAGAGGCTGGCTTAACACAATGACTACAGGTTTTGAAGCAAGGCATTTCCCAGCTCTGTGGCCAAGTGTTGTGTGAACCTGGGCACAAGGTTTCACTattcagagcctcagtttcctgctctgCAGGGAAATAGTGATGCCTGCTTTGCAGGGTGGAAGTGAAGGCTTAAGGAGAGTGTGAAATGACCATCACTGTGTAAACACAATGGACTTTGCCTCTGTCCACAtcagaaatgtgaaaacaaaaatgtgcaGGTATTGTTTGAATTTGAAAGAACAAGAGACAATGGGCCTGTGGACTTGTTTAAATGTTGTATGTATGTCAATGTGGATATGAACGTCtgagagccaaatcataagacAAGTGCATTCcatgtttttctctctgccatcTCAACCCACCAGACATCTGACAGATGAACAGACACCCAAAAGCTCCCAGGGGTTTAGACTATGGGTCTGAGAGGTGCTATACAGGGTCCTCTCATGCGTGGATAGGAAAAAACATTGCATCTTTCTTTCCCTATCCTGTAACTGAAATGTAGTTTTTCTTCCCAAAAATGGAGTCCACAAACCACAGAAAAACCACCAACCCTTAGAAATTATTGAGGTTTTCCCATCATGTGACATCTGCAGATATATTATTTGCCCTCATCAAGTACTTTCAGATTATGTCCTTATCAGTCCCCTGCAAGGGCCTGGTGACTGATGCATTCATAAAGAACCACATCTGTTACTATTCCGTACATTAGAGGAGTTTTCTAATTGTATTCAATACAATTGTAATTTTATAAGGTTTGATTTTTCTCGTGAGAAGGGGTTCATAGGTTCTACCACCCTTCCTGGGTCACATATCATGGGACCCAGTGTTGCCACCCCACTTCTGTAAATAGCAAAAGCACCAACTTCCTCTCAAACAGAACTTTGTATCCATGTCTCCAGGTCCATGAGGGAAGTATGACCCAAGGCTATACATTTATAGTTCTCAGCCCTTTCTCCTAGTACTACCTGCCCATGAACTCCTGACCAGCTGAGGTGGCTGGAGATACAGGTGGTTTCTGGCAGGGGTATGAGGCCAGGAGGTCAAACATACAGTGTGGACTTGGTCAAGATGTTCTCTAGTTTAATCCAACTATCTGTTGTCATCTGACACTAGTCATCCATCCCACCTGACTCACGGCATGCATGGTCTAGGGCTTGAAGTGCAGGCTAGGCTCAGGAAATGATGTTCAGATGGAATGAGCCAGGTTTGTCTTCACTGGTGGAGAGCTGTGAAGCCATCACTTGTCTACATGGAGTATAGAACATTAACATAGGGGCTGGGACCACCCAACTCTGTGCCAACTTCCTGCTTCTCAGGGCAGGTCCTCAGTAAACCCTTCAGGGCTGCGGTTACTACAGGGAGGCTGCCAGAGTGCCACCCAGAGGACACCACTCcgggaggaaagagaaatagtGAGAACACCTAAAGCATGGGAGTGTCTGAGGTTATGCCTTTTAGTTAtgcctcccacccaccttctACCTTCAGAAGTTCCCCCACAGAACCCCTTGCAGTGACCCCACTCTCTTAGATCACTTTTGCTTATTCTTGTAACCAGAAACAACATTCTGTACCATGTCTGAAATAAAAACCATGTCATGAGGAATTATCCCCATCCCGTCAGCCCAATTCCTGGTCACAGTTCTGAGAAGAACCCGCTCTTTTTTCTCCCTGACATTGCCTGAGGGACAATGGGAAGGGAATAGAGAGGACTGTGGCTAAGCACACACACCTGGGAACCACTCACCGGCTTCTCTGGCTATCCATTCTCCCTCTGTAAAGTAGGGATAAGAACTGACCCCACTTCATAGATTTCTTTTCTGTGAGAGTAACGTGAGTCTACCTATACTCTCTGAGAAAAGCTCCTAACATCAGCACCAACTAGCATCTCTGTGTTCATGTCTTTACTTTGGAAGATAAGGTAGCATTTCTTATGGAGCATTTGCTTCCTAACTAGGTTCCTGGACGGTTCCAGGGATCAAAGACTCCATACCCAGACCAGCTGGATACTGGGCTATAGAGCAGCCTCTCACAAGGCCAGTCAGGAGAGGTGGCAGCCTCTTTCTATAGACATGCAGTGGTCTTGCCCTGTGTCCTGAGACAACTTTAGGCTAGAAGAGAATCTTGGATGAACCCTAAGAAGTCTCTTCTTGGAATGGAGTCCTTCTCTTGTGAGCCTTCCTCTGGTCATAGGAATCTGACACCTGATCCATGAGTCTTCAGTGGGTTGAGTTAAATTGGGGGCAGTGGTATGCCCATCACAGGAAGTACCTAACATGCCAGGAAGCCAGGGCTGAGCCCCACGATGACTGGGTAAAGTGCCAATGTTCATACAGAATTCATAGAGGGAGCCTCTCTTCCCTTATAAGTCTGAGCACTCAAAAAGGGAATGGGCACAGTTACCATGCCTCATTCATAATAGTGGACCCCAATAGAGGGCTGGAAAGGAGTGGAAGAAGGAACAGAGCAATGTGGACTAGCCTAGTCAGAGCAGCTGATCCAGGTTGGGGAGACCCTCTATCTTCTGAGCCCAAAATAACATCCTTTGTGTTCAGCCAGGGTCTAGCACCCAGTCCCTGGTCAAGGCTTTTCGATTTGGGTCAGAAATGCCCTGGGCAAGTGGAGACAGAAGCAACAGAAGGATGGGGCTTCTGACAACAAAAGGTACAGGGAGAATGAGTAGGCATTGTTTCAGGAAAAGGAACAGATTTAGGACAAAGCAAACATCCTGTCCATGCTCCTTGTTTCTAGGTATTCTGTGCTACTTGAGAACATTGGATGTAACCAGAAGGCATAGGACATCTCCTCACTTCTCTTGATCCTATTTTAGCGTGTGATGCCTCAGAGGTTTATTTGCTGCAGTGTGTGACCTTCTATGGAGAATTACCCCCTGGACCCAGGCCTACTTTACTCCCTGACTACTGTATTTGGTCAGGCAGTATGGACATGGCGCGggcacagaaatgaagaaaaaaatgcccaCTGCTCTCATGGCAGTAACTTGGCAGGAGCCACAGGGCAAATGGCAACTAGGTCAGACCCATTATCCCATACATGGGAGGCCATCATCATGGTCAAATGAGATGTAAACACAACACTCAGCCGCTGAATGATCTCCTCACTGGCCTGCCCTTCCTCACATTTACTGCCTTCACTATCAGTTTTTATTCTCTGGCTTCTCCTTTTCTCAGTTTTTGGGGACCTCCAAGGTGCCATCTGctatcttgattaaaaaaaaacaaaaaacaaaaaacaaaaaaaacctaaagaatgCATTAAGGGCTCAGAGAGGAGGCCAGCTTTGTGGAGCAGCTGGCTGGCACCTACTAAGAGATAAGGTGAAAGTTTCCACACAGTCAACATTCCAGCCAGAGAGTGGAGGACAGAGAGGTCTAGCACTGCCACCTGGGGCCTATTTGACTTTGTACTTATTGGAGTCATCCAGGGTACTTTGTCACTTATGTTTCTTTTGGTGCCAAGAGGACTGTCCTTAGGACCCCTACCTCTGCCTGCTGGCCATGATGTTAGAACACCCATTTCCTGGCCACACAGCTGGTCATGAGTAGGGTAGGAATGGGAGGCCCAAGTACAGGTGTAACTCATCCCTCACCACTCCCTGAGGAGTACAGTATTGAGAGAGGTCAGAGACCACCTTACTCCCTGGTCTAAAGGCTTCCAGGGCCAGACAATGTGGGCTTTCATCCTTGTTCTGCTGTATGACCCTTGTCTAGTGACTCAAACTCTCCTTCCTCAGTTTCACCagttataaaatggggataagatgGGAGTAATCACATGGAGTGGTTGTGAGGTTTTTCATGAGTTAACATATATATAGCGCTTAGAGCAAACAGTGCCTGGCCCAAGGAAGCTCTCACCAAGAATTGCTGCCATTGTTATCATTTATTATCAACTGTGTGCCTGCATTTCTAGGCAACAGTGAATGGGCACAGACCTTATCTGCAAAGAGGGAACGTAAGAGAGAAAAAGTACAGGGAACAGGTGTAGAGGCCCCCTAGATATGAGGAGAATGCTCACCCAGCCCAAGCATTACACATGGTTGGCTAAGCTTGGTGCattctgggggggagggggggggacagagagagacaaggaccCAACTGGACCAAATTCCTGCTTTCAGGTGCCATGTTCCTGGGACAGGACCAGCATAAAGCATGTGCATATGGGGCCCCTGAGTCAGAAAATCTATTAATTTCCCACAGGTGGAAGGAGCAGTGAGCCTTACCTGGGGTCCATGAAGCCTAATGAGGCCCTCCACCATAAAGGAATCAAGAAGGCACCCAGGAAAGTTTCTGTCCACTGTGAGCCCAAGAATGTCCAGTGGCCAGGATGAGATGCAGGCAGCACTGAGACCAGGCAGCCTCTGTGGGAAGCCAGAGTTAACCCAGGAGGGGATAGTGTCACCTTCATCATCCAGGATGTAAATCtatggtttcctcatctgggtgAAGTGGTTGAAGTGGGGACTCTTGTGGGTGGAGGTACCTTTGGGCCAGATGCAAGAGCTGAGAGAGTGCAGAcggcagagccagactcaggtGAAGCATTGTGGGGACAGTGTGGTCTGCAAAAGGCTTTGCCCCATCTCCACAGTCCTCCCTCATCtaccatttttccttctctccttttatgACTCAGGCATATGAGGATTCACCTGCAGGTTCTAAACAATGGCCTCTACTCCTCAGAAACTGAAAGCCAAGTATCAACACGTTACATTCAGGTCAAGGCAGAGACCAAGTTCTAAAGGGTTTCACTTTTGTTCAAACCCTTTGATCATGTaaatattaacacatatttttcctaacagtttgtgagatatatatattttttcatatatatgatatatatttttaatatataaagatatgAATCTTTTTTCATATTACTGTTATATGGCTCAGCATTTATTGCTTAACATTCAATTTGGGAgaaattttttctcattaaatacttttttaatttaatttcaagttagttaacatatagtgtagtattgatttcaggagtagaatttagtgattcatcactttcatataacacccagtgtgcatcccaacaattgccctccttaatgcccatcacccatttagcccatccccccatccacttccctccaacaaccctcagtttgctgtctgtatttaagaacctcttatggtttgtctctccctctgtttttatttttccttttcttcccttgtgttcatctgttttgtttcttaaattccacatatgagtgaaatcacatgatatttgtctttctctgactgacttatttcacttagcataatacactcaagttccatccactgtgttgcaaatggcaagatttcattctttttgatcactgagtaatattccattgtatgtatgtaccattttttctttatccattcatcagtcgatggatatttaggctctttccataatttgcctattgttgatagtgctgctataaacattggggtgcattaccccctttgaatcagcacctttgtatcctttgtatagttacctagtagtgcaattgctggatcatagaggaTTTCTATGtctaaatttttgaggaacctccatactgttttccagagtggctgcactagttttcattgccaccaacaatgtacAATGGTTTCCCTTTACCCACATTtgcaccaacatctgttgtttcttggattgttaactttagccattctgacaggtgtaagttggcatctcattgtggttttgatttgtatttccctgatgcagagtgatgttgagcatcttttcatgtgtatcttagccatctggatatcttctttggaaaagtgtctattcatgtcttcttcccctttcttcactAGACTATTTGGGTTTTAATTGTTACATAGACAAATCTTGTACCTCCCTTTCTGTGAGCTCCATGGGGTGGGATTTCCATCTACTTTGTTTACTCTTGCACTCTCAGCACTTTTAATGCTAGTAGCTAGTCCTAGTTGGTGaatgattgttcttttttttttaatttttaattttttttttaaatttacatccaagttagttactatatagtgcaacaatgatttcaggggtagattccttaatgtcccttgcccatttagcccatctcccctcccacaacccctccagtaaccctctgttttttctctatatttaagagtctcttatgttttgtcaccctccttgtttttatattatttttgcttccctttccttgtgtttatctgttctgtgtcttaaagtcctcatatatttgtctttctctgactgactacttttgcttagcataatactctctagttccatccacgtagttgcaaatggcaagatttcattcttttttgattgtgtatatatatatatatgtgtgtgtgtgtgtgtgtatatatatatatatatatatatacaccacatcgtatttatccattcatctattgatggacatttgagctctttctactctttccatactttggctattgttgatagtgctgctacaaacattggggtatatgtgcgccttcgaaacagcatacctgtatcccttgtatgaatacctagtagtgcagttcctgggtcgtagggtagttctattttcaattttttgaggaacctccatactgtttgccagagtggctgcacagtttgcattcccaccagcagtgaaaaagacatcctctttctctgcatcctcgccaacgtctcttgttgcctgagttaatgttagccattctgacgggtgtgaggtggtatctcattgtggttttgatttgtatttccctgatgatgagtgatgttgagcattttttcatgtgtcagttggccatctggatgtcttctttggagaagtgtctaggTGAATGATTGTTCTTGATCTAagaacaccattttttttaaagaaaatatttcatacctcttatataacttttaaaatgtatgggAAACAACATGTGATGATAGAATTCACCTTTACGGGCCACATTTCTTGAGTTTAGCCCCTTTTTTTGTGCTTTAATATACTTTGATATTTCtctaaaagaagtataaaatacaatCAGTATCCTGAATCAAAGGAGGTGATATTACTTCTTTGGCATTCTAAGTAGACTTTTGACTAGAACCTGGGCTGCACCCACTGTAGACATGACTCAGGCTTCCACTTAACCTGACAGCATCATAAACACAGAGCTGCTCAGCTCCAAAGTACTCCATGGCCATCTCCAGCCTGAACTTCCTCAGGAAACACCTTTCCACACCTCTGATAGCTAGGTTTCTCATATGGTgaagcaaacacacaaatataaaatcaacctCCTTTTTTTGGATTCTGGAATATCTAAACAAGCAGATGCCACCCAATTCCTGATGGACTCCAAAAAACCTCAGATACTGCATAGGAAGACCTCCTTCCACAGAGATATAAATAAGCAGAGGCAACACACACTTCCACATGCATTCACACACAGGCACATTCACACTCAAATATTCATAtacatttagaagataaaatagaGAGAAGTACTTGAGGAAGTCAGGGCAAATGGGCCTTATGAAACAGGAAAACttcatgaaataagaaaaaaaaccaaaagcaataaTGAGGTGtagaaattatttgttaaaaatatatatagggagggcacattttgggatgagcgttgggtgttgtatggaaaccaatttgacaataaatttcatataaaaatatatatgtgtatatatatatatgtatatatatatataggaaagaGGGTGAGATGAAGTATGGGAGCAGAGGGTTGAGAGCAA contains the following coding sequences:
- the LOC122231156 gene encoding protein RoBo-1-like, whose amino-acid sequence is MSTYSALKSLLTTCVLAALVSSIVESYKCTSCSLNACSADMETTCEASQSCFRYKQELRTKGELLQYVEEKGCSSSNCVPMMFSATLGDNQTFVYNHQCCQDELCNQGNFQVPQKSSKPNGIKCPACYNVHDISCDPVLLTCTGTETKCVEVIGIDNPIFLIFAMGCATETACNLKNISILNNIKIRTYCVEQSAGDPR